Proteins from a genomic interval of Microbacterium esteraromaticum:
- a CDS encoding FUSC family protein, which yields MRLPSAIRAPQRGPLLQVLKSAAATIAAWLLAGWLVPGQLPVFAAIAALLVVQPSVNQSLAKALERSAGVVVGVVIAVLLTMLLGSQRWVVLTAVVVAMLVAWALRASPGTGNQVAISALLVLALGASDPTYAVERIIETLIGAAIGFIVNIAIVPPVLSAPARRDVIMLGREVAASLDRLADALPSVRTGPQLHELMLQVRLLRPMKVSADESLHAADESLSLNPRRSRHRDDLVDIRALHDRLSAIVTQVIGMTRAYFDHYDDALADDPAVQAIAEQLHRAGHDVRLAVQNLAHQASDARDPALPETSVIPALTAPLVVRPPASDHWILVGSLMEDLRRIHNELAGD from the coding sequence ATGCGACTGCCGTCCGCGATCCGCGCCCCGCAGCGGGGTCCTCTGCTGCAGGTGCTGAAGTCGGCCGCCGCGACGATCGCGGCGTGGCTGTTGGCGGGCTGGCTGGTCCCCGGGCAGCTGCCGGTGTTCGCCGCGATCGCCGCCCTTCTGGTGGTTCAGCCCAGCGTCAACCAGTCGCTCGCCAAGGCGCTCGAGCGCAGCGCCGGGGTGGTCGTCGGCGTGGTGATCGCCGTACTGCTGACCATGCTGCTCGGCTCGCAGCGGTGGGTGGTGCTTACCGCGGTGGTCGTGGCGATGCTGGTCGCCTGGGCGCTTCGTGCGTCTCCGGGAACCGGCAATCAGGTCGCCATCTCGGCGCTGCTCGTGCTCGCCCTCGGTGCTTCCGACCCCACCTATGCCGTGGAGCGCATCATCGAGACGCTGATCGGCGCGGCGATCGGCTTCATCGTGAACATCGCCATCGTTCCCCCGGTGCTCTCGGCCCCCGCGCGGCGGGACGTGATCATGCTGGGGCGCGAGGTGGCGGCCTCGCTCGACCGCCTGGCCGATGCCCTGCCGTCGGTGCGCACCGGACCGCAGCTGCACGAGCTGATGCTGCAGGTGCGCCTGCTGCGGCCGATGAAGGTGTCGGCCGACGAGTCGTTGCACGCCGCCGACGAATCGCTGTCGCTGAATCCGCGTCGCTCCCGCCACCGCGATGACCTGGTCGACATCCGCGCACTGCACGATCGGCTGTCAGCGATCGTGACGCAGGTGATCGGCATGACGCGGGCATACTTCGACCACTACGACGATGCCCTCGCCGACGATCCCGCTGTACAGGCCATCGCCGAGCAGCTGCACCGCGCGGGCCACGACGTGCGTCTCGCGGTGCAGAACCTCGCGCATCAGGCCTCGGATGCCCGCGACCCGGCCCTGCCGGAGACATCGGTGATCCCGGCGCTGACCGCCCCCTTGGTGGTGCGGCCGCCGGCATCCGATCACTGGATCCTCGTGGGATCGCTCATGGAAGATCTGCGGCGCATCCACAACGAGCTGGCCGGCGACTGA
- a CDS encoding DUF998 domain-containing protein: MDNTQRLLHAQARALWATLFCFVLGAVAGLAALWGTARPFTGEGSVIVPTALITGVITAGAFVVSTLMHRRGETFPMPRWQAVISDIAAIAVTIAIAGVAGLGVLLAGEIIGTGLQGLELSPIGGGLIVGVAAAVGGRLAFDAGIELRTGDIAALLFAFLIIGTLFAMITAADPTWWQRNFSQLGSGGGGWAFNGTLVIAGMLVATTGLYIGRDLHRLYGDRMLRRIAVVALAWVVSGLALAAVGLLPINRFPTAHDILAVGTMVLIVVAVVLSARVLAGGRMLRVITTVLVVLVVAAVVMTVAFSLMSVTALESIVIGLVLLWMTTFARVLAILGPTRSRPSHTVSPLRTEARTPHPA, translated from the coding sequence GTGGACAACACCCAGCGACTGCTGCACGCTCAGGCGCGCGCCCTGTGGGCGACGCTGTTCTGCTTCGTGCTCGGAGCCGTCGCCGGTCTCGCCGCGCTGTGGGGCACGGCGCGTCCTTTCACCGGCGAGGGGTCGGTGATCGTACCGACGGCCCTGATCACCGGTGTGATCACCGCCGGCGCGTTCGTCGTCAGCACGCTCATGCATCGACGCGGTGAGACGTTCCCGATGCCGCGCTGGCAGGCCGTCATCTCGGACATCGCGGCGATCGCCGTGACGATCGCGATCGCGGGGGTTGCCGGACTGGGCGTGCTGCTGGCCGGTGAGATCATCGGCACCGGACTGCAGGGTCTCGAGCTCTCGCCGATCGGCGGTGGCCTGATCGTCGGTGTCGCGGCCGCCGTGGGCGGGCGCCTGGCCTTCGACGCGGGGATCGAGCTGCGCACCGGCGACATCGCCGCGCTGCTGTTCGCCTTCCTGATCATCGGCACGCTGTTCGCGATGATCACCGCCGCCGACCCGACCTGGTGGCAGCGCAACTTCTCGCAGCTCGGTTCGGGAGGTGGCGGCTGGGCCTTCAACGGCACGCTCGTGATCGCCGGCATGCTCGTCGCCACGACCGGCCTGTACATCGGTCGCGATCTGCACCGCCTGTACGGGGATCGGATGCTACGACGCATCGCCGTCGTGGCACTGGCCTGGGTGGTGTCGGGGCTGGCGCTGGCCGCCGTCGGCCTGCTGCCGATCAACAGGTTCCCGACCGCGCACGACATCCTCGCGGTCGGCACGATGGTGCTGATCGTGGTGGCGGTGGTGCTGTCGGCCCGCGTGCTCGCGGGCGGTCGGATGCTGCGGGTGATCACGACGGTGCTGGTCGTGCTGGTCGTCGCCGCGGTGGTCATGACGGTGGCGTTCTCACTGATGTCGGTCACCGCCCTGGAGAGCATCGTCATCGGTCTGGTGCTGCTGTGGATGACGACCTTCGCCCGTGTTCTGGCCATTCTCGGCCCCACCCGATCGCGGCCTTCGCACACGGTGTCGCCGCTGCGCACCGAGGCGCGCACGCCCCATCCGGCGTAA
- a CDS encoding glycosyltransferase family 2 protein, whose product MPFWVPEWSAPVNRFFQRIVGLAVVLIVALAAGLLWWGIAVTDPPSMWQPAHVTLSGIWDVVYNTQLPDLGVLAVALGIALILVLFVVVGERVVANRYRRAGVEVTRLTLAPQTVMARTRGVFAGEVTVTVLIPAHNEQASLPHTLTSLREQTLAPLRVLVVADNCTDRTVEVARAHGADVFETVDNAHKKGGALNQALTDLLPSMGDNDCVLVMDADSQIGTGFIAEATRRLTDDRALMAVGGLFEGEEGHGLLGQFQRNEYTRYRREISRRDGRVFVLTGTASVFRASALRAVADARGRDLPGKAGEVYDTAALTEDNELTIAIKSLGGLTVSPKGCTVITELMPTWRMLWAQRLRWQRGALENLGAYGVTPQTMRYWAQQIAIGYGVIALFAYFALLLLMVLAMDTWVWFPFWLCIGLLFAVERMVTAWRGGWRARVLALLIFPELVYDCFLNLAFLKGVVEIAFGRRATWKHVQHAPEEVAS is encoded by the coding sequence GTGCCATTCTGGGTACCGGAGTGGAGCGCGCCCGTGAACCGGTTCTTCCAGCGGATCGTCGGCCTCGCGGTGGTCCTGATCGTGGCGCTCGCCGCGGGACTGCTGTGGTGGGGCATCGCCGTCACCGACCCTCCGTCGATGTGGCAGCCCGCGCACGTCACGCTCTCGGGCATCTGGGATGTCGTGTACAACACCCAACTGCCCGATCTCGGCGTGCTCGCGGTCGCGCTGGGGATCGCGCTGATCCTGGTGCTGTTCGTCGTGGTGGGCGAGCGCGTGGTCGCCAATCGCTATCGCCGCGCGGGTGTCGAGGTGACACGGCTCACACTGGCACCGCAGACCGTCATGGCACGCACCCGCGGGGTCTTCGCCGGTGAGGTCACCGTGACGGTGCTGATCCCCGCGCACAATGAGCAGGCGTCGCTGCCCCACACGTTGACGTCGTTGCGTGAGCAGACGCTGGCGCCGCTGCGCGTGCTCGTCGTGGCCGACAACTGCACCGACCGCACTGTCGAGGTCGCGCGCGCCCACGGCGCCGATGTCTTCGAGACCGTCGACAACGCTCACAAGAAGGGCGGCGCACTCAACCAGGCGCTCACCGACCTGCTGCCGAGCATGGGCGACAACGACTGCGTGCTGGTGATGGACGCCGACAGTCAGATCGGAACCGGCTTCATCGCCGAGGCCACCCGCCGGCTGACCGACGACCGCGCGCTGATGGCCGTCGGCGGCCTGTTCGAGGGCGAAGAGGGGCATGGGCTGCTCGGCCAGTTCCAGCGCAACGAGTACACCCGGTACCGGCGCGAGATCAGCCGACGCGACGGGCGCGTGTTCGTCCTCACCGGTACGGCGTCGGTGTTCCGGGCATCCGCTCTGCGCGCGGTCGCCGACGCGCGCGGCCGTGACCTGCCGGGCAAGGCCGGCGAGGTCTACGACACCGCCGCGCTCACCGAGGACAACGAGCTGACCATCGCCATCAAGTCGCTCGGCGGGCTCACCGTCTCGCCGAAGGGTTGCACCGTGATCACCGAGCTGATGCCGACGTGGCGGATGCTGTGGGCTCAGCGGCTGCGGTGGCAGCGCGGCGCGCTCGAGAACCTGGGCGCCTACGGCGTGACACCGCAGACGATGCGGTACTGGGCGCAGCAGATCGCGATCGGCTACGGCGTGATCGCCCTGTTCGCGTACTTCGCCCTGCTGTTGCTGATGGTGCTGGCAATGGACACCTGGGTGTGGTTCCCGTTCTGGCTGTGCATCGGTCTGCTGTTCGCCGTCGAGCGGATGGTCACCGCGTGGCGCGGCGGGTGGCGGGCTCGCGTGCTGGCTCTGCTGATCTTTCCCGAGCTGGTCTACGACTGCTTCTTGAACCTCGCGTTCCTCAAGGGCGTCGTCGAGATCGCCTTCGGCCGCAGAGCGACCTGGAAACACGTGCAGCACGCGCCCGAGGAGGTGGCGTCGTGA
- a CDS encoding EAL domain-containing protein, producing the protein MISRGGPASEEVPVAHSAVFQPIVDLAEWRVVGCEALARFADGRSPVQHLDDAARRGEQTVLEIALIRTAVVAAAALPDDLFVTVNAAGATFRHPALPDVLAGLRRPWGLELTEGPTDVDLAEIRALVTDLGGMLLVDDAGTADADAARILAARPDIVKVDRAPFWEIVADANARARLEPALAAAREVGAPLVVEGISQPEHLDVARGLGARLGQGFHLGMPTPAPELGRELSELRRRIGVDAPGL; encoded by the coding sequence GTGATCTCGCGCGGTGGACCTGCCTCTGAAGAGGTGCCGGTCGCACACAGCGCCGTGTTCCAGCCGATCGTCGATCTGGCCGAATGGCGCGTCGTCGGTTGTGAGGCACTCGCGCGTTTCGCCGACGGGCGTTCCCCCGTGCAGCATCTCGATGACGCCGCCCGACGCGGCGAGCAGACTGTCCTCGAGATCGCCTTGATCCGCACCGCGGTCGTCGCCGCAGCGGCACTGCCCGACGACCTGTTCGTCACGGTGAATGCCGCGGGTGCAACGTTTCGGCATCCGGCATTGCCCGACGTCCTGGCGGGACTTCGCCGCCCGTGGGGGCTGGAGCTGACCGAGGGTCCCACCGATGTTGATCTGGCCGAGATCCGCGCCCTCGTGACGGACCTCGGTGGCATGCTGCTGGTCGACGACGCCGGCACCGCCGACGCCGATGCCGCGCGCATCCTCGCCGCGCGTCCAGACATCGTCAAGGTCGACCGCGCCCCGTTCTGGGAGATCGTGGCGGATGCCAACGCGCGTGCCCGTCTGGAACCGGCGCTCGCGGCGGCGCGCGAGGTCGGCGCACCACTGGTCGTCGAGGGTATCTCGCAGCCCGAGCACCTCGATGTCGCGCGCGGCCTGGGAGCACGTCTCGGCCAGGGCTTCCATCTCGGGATGCCCACGCCCGCCCCCGAGCTGGGCAGGGAGCTATCCGAACTACGGCGCCGCATCGGGGTGGATGCTCCGGGTCTGTGA
- a CDS encoding GGDEF domain-containing protein, which translates to MDTHRIALPEADEMRWLRSDMMRGMLRRTSTYSIVTAALMLLYSALGLAELFEDDISLFEVVLSWAIFAGGLLFALLVAVGGKELPRWVGLGLVVAHTSVSVYYLGFSDERQNAIAALQEAPIMAMYFSWFYGARLARPGWLIILGLLGAAMLAGPFAGPDADQAPALLGPVNIISAGLFTWLCLEAGLFVRHRVRLESNTDELTGVLNRRGFLGRARGELRRAHRYRRPVSIALIDLDKFKEINDGAGHAAGDDLLKTLTAQWISLSRSSDTVGRLGGDEFALLLPETDEQDARVVLRRMRGLASHPWSWGVVQALPSESVDDVLARADAQMYDRKRSE; encoded by the coding sequence ATGGACACACACCGGATCGCACTGCCAGAAGCCGACGAGATGCGGTGGCTGCGCTCGGACATGATGCGCGGCATGCTGCGGCGCACCTCCACGTACTCGATCGTGACGGCCGCGCTCATGCTGCTGTACTCGGCGCTGGGGTTGGCCGAGCTGTTCGAGGACGACATCTCGCTGTTCGAGGTCGTCCTGTCGTGGGCGATCTTCGCCGGCGGTCTGCTGTTCGCCCTTCTGGTGGCCGTCGGTGGCAAGGAGCTGCCGCGATGGGTGGGGCTGGGGCTCGTCGTGGCGCACACGAGCGTATCGGTCTACTACCTGGGGTTCTCGGATGAGCGGCAGAACGCGATCGCCGCACTGCAGGAGGCGCCGATCATGGCGATGTACTTCTCGTGGTTCTACGGCGCCCGTCTCGCGCGGCCCGGGTGGCTGATCATCCTCGGACTGCTGGGAGCGGCGATGCTGGCGGGTCCGTTCGCCGGCCCGGATGCCGATCAGGCACCCGCGCTGCTTGGGCCGGTGAACATCATCTCGGCGGGGCTGTTCACCTGGTTGTGTCTGGAGGCGGGGCTCTTCGTGCGGCATCGGGTGCGGCTGGAGAGCAACACCGATGAGCTGACGGGCGTGCTGAATCGGCGTGGGTTCCTCGGGCGGGCACGGGGCGAGCTGCGCCGGGCGCACCGCTACCGGCGCCCGGTCAGCATCGCGCTGATCGACCTCGACAAGTTCAAGGAGATCAACGACGGCGCGGGTCACGCAGCGGGAGACGACCTGCTCAAGACGCTCACCGCGCAGTGGATCTCGCTGTCCCGATCCTCTGACACGGTGGGCCGGCTCGGTGGTGACGAGTTCGCGTTGCTTCTTCCTGAGACCGATGAGCAGGATGCCCGAGTGGTGCTTCGGCGCATGCGGGGGCTCGCGTCGCACCCGTGGTCGTGGGGCGTGGTGCAGGCGTTGCCGAGCGAATCGGTCGACGACGTGCTGGCCCGCGCGGACGCGCAGATGTACGACCGCAAGCGATCGGAGTGA
- a CDS encoding ABC transporter substrate-binding protein — protein sequence MRISRLMGLGAVAAVAAGLVACSPATTTPESTAGTDSSGAFPVTIEHVYGETTINSAPARVATVAWSNHEVPLALGIVPVGMSKATWGDDDGDGVLPWVEDELAALGVDTSLIGDEQAAAAGEVPVLFDETDGIDYEAVADTNPDVILAAYSGLTQEEYDTLSKIAPVVAYPEVAWATPLDQMIEMNSAALGLAAEGDALIDDLQAQITTALDANSALKDSRVLFSYLDMNDLSQIGVYTSHDTRPGFLEGIGLPTPAIVEEVTEGTDGFYVTVSAEQAERFDDVDVFVSYGDDSTIATLQADPLLSKIPAVAAGNIAILQDSTPLAASANPSPLSIGWGIDEYFALLADAVAGE from the coding sequence GTGCGCATTTCCCGTCTGATGGGCCTCGGAGCCGTTGCGGCCGTGGCCGCCGGCCTCGTCGCCTGCTCGCCCGCCACCACCACGCCGGAATCGACCGCTGGCACGGACTCCTCCGGCGCGTTCCCGGTCACCATCGAGCACGTCTACGGCGAGACGACCATCAACAGCGCGCCGGCGCGCGTGGCCACCGTCGCGTGGTCGAACCACGAGGTTCCGCTGGCGCTCGGCATCGTGCCGGTCGGCATGAGCAAGGCCACGTGGGGCGATGACGACGGCGATGGAGTGCTGCCCTGGGTCGAAGACGAACTCGCCGCGCTCGGCGTCGACACCTCACTGATCGGCGACGAGCAGGCCGCGGCCGCCGGTGAGGTGCCCGTGCTGTTCGACGAGACCGACGGCATCGACTACGAGGCGGTCGCCGACACGAACCCCGACGTCATCCTGGCCGCCTACTCGGGCCTGACCCAGGAGGAATACGACACGCTGTCGAAGATCGCTCCCGTCGTCGCCTACCCCGAGGTCGCCTGGGCCACTCCGCTCGACCAGATGATCGAGATGAACTCTGCGGCGCTCGGCCTCGCCGCCGAGGGCGACGCGCTCATCGACGACCTGCAGGCGCAGATCACCACGGCCCTCGATGCCAACAGTGCGCTCAAGGACTCGCGGGTGCTGTTCAGCTACCTCGACATGAACGACCTCAGCCAGATCGGTGTGTACACCAGCCACGACACCCGCCCGGGCTTCCTGGAGGGCATCGGCCTGCCCACCCCGGCCATCGTCGAAGAGGTCACCGAGGGCACCGACGGCTTCTACGTGACCGTCAGCGCCGAGCAGGCCGAACGCTTCGATGACGTCGATGTGTTCGTCAGCTACGGCGACGACTCGACCATCGCCACGCTGCAGGCAGACCCGCTGCTGTCGAAGATTCCAGCCGTCGCCGCCGGCAACATCGCCATCCTGCAGGACAGCACTCCGCTGGCCGCCTCGGCCAACCCCTCGCCGCTGTCGATCGGCTGGGGCATCGACGAGTACTTCGCACTGCTGGCCGACGCCGTCGCCGGCGAGTGA
- a CDS encoding FecCD family ABC transporter permease — translation MTVTAAPAAVSGAADLRRPTLVRIGWLGVGVLVLLLLCALSVAFGSRSVTIDDILAGLAGHTDTVSQAAVVKRIPRTVLAILVGAALALAGATMQAVTRNPIADPGILGVTNGASLAIVIGIAFVGITHPLSYMGFAIVGAALAAVFVYLVGSLGRGGATPLKLALAGAATSAAFASLISAILLPRVNVLGSFQAWQVGGVGGAEWSRMAMAAPVLALGALICVLSARGMNSLALGDDMAAGLGENVARTRMLSALGAVILAGVATAIAGPIGFVGLVVPHMCRMLVGTDHRWLLPFSALAGAALLVAGDVIGRVVSPTEEIQVGIVTAIIGAPLFIWIVRRQKVREL, via the coding sequence ATGACCGTGACCGCCGCACCCGCCGCTGTGTCGGGCGCCGCAGACCTGCGTCGCCCGACACTGGTGCGCATCGGCTGGCTCGGCGTCGGGGTGCTCGTCCTGCTGTTGCTCTGCGCGCTCTCGGTGGCCTTCGGATCGCGCTCGGTGACGATCGACGACATCCTGGCCGGCCTCGCCGGACACACCGACACCGTCTCGCAGGCCGCCGTCGTCAAGCGCATCCCACGCACGGTGCTCGCCATCCTCGTCGGCGCCGCGCTCGCGCTCGCCGGGGCCACCATGCAAGCCGTCACCCGCAACCCGATCGCCGATCCGGGCATCCTCGGCGTCACCAATGGCGCGTCGCTCGCGATCGTCATCGGCATCGCGTTCGTCGGTATCACGCATCCGCTCAGCTACATGGGGTTCGCGATCGTGGGTGCCGCGCTCGCGGCGGTGTTCGTGTACCTGGTCGGTTCGCTCGGCCGTGGGGGAGCGACCCCGCTGAAGCTCGCGCTGGCGGGCGCGGCCACCTCGGCGGCCTTCGCGTCGCTCATCAGCGCGATCCTGTTGCCGCGGGTCAACGTCCTCGGCAGCTTCCAGGCCTGGCAGGTCGGCGGAGTGGGAGGCGCGGAGTGGTCGCGCATGGCGATGGCCGCCCCCGTGCTCGCCCTCGGCGCCCTGATCTGCGTGCTGAGCGCACGTGGGATGAACTCCCTCGCGCTCGGCGACGACATGGCGGCGGGGTTGGGTGAGAATGTGGCCCGCACGCGGATGCTGTCAGCGCTGGGGGCCGTGATCCTCGCCGGCGTCGCCACGGCGATCGCCGGCCCGATCGGCTTCGTCGGGCTCGTCGTGCCGCACATGTGTCGGATGCTGGTGGGCACGGACCACCGGTGGTTGCTGCCATTCTCGGCGTTGGCCGGTGCCGCCCTGCTCGTCGCCGGCGACGTGATCGGTCGGGTCGTCTCACCCACCGAGGAGATCCAGGTCGGGATCGTCACCGCGATCATCGGCGCCCCGCTGTTCATCTGGATCGTCCGCCGACAGAAGGTGCGTGAACTGTGA
- a CDS encoding FecCD family ABC transporter permease translates to MNVVAASGAQAVIAGRRRRRRRHAVSSMVLAALVLALFAVSLMVGNTFYPPEQVLAVIRGEQVAGASFTVGELRLPRAITAVLAGAAFGIAGITFQTMLRNPLASPDIIGITAGASAAAVLGIVAFSLSGAGVSLFALTGALLTALAIYLLSYKGGFSGVRLILIGIGVAAMLQAVISYQLSRAADWDIQSAMQWLTGSLNSASWERLPPLLAVCAIVIPLMLLRQRSLSVLRLGDDSAAALGVRVSGTRLVLIIGAVALLAFATAAAGPIAFVAFMSGPIAARITGPGANLLVPSALVGALLVLGADLIGQFALDGRYPVGVITGILGAPYLIYLLIRTNRSGGSL, encoded by the coding sequence GTGAACGTCGTCGCTGCATCGGGTGCGCAGGCCGTCATCGCGGGGCGTCGACGTCGGCGACGCCGGCACGCCGTGTCGAGCATGGTGCTCGCCGCCCTCGTGCTGGCCCTCTTCGCCGTGTCGCTGATGGTCGGCAACACGTTCTACCCGCCCGAGCAGGTGCTCGCGGTGATCCGCGGTGAGCAGGTCGCCGGAGCATCGTTCACCGTCGGCGAGCTGCGGCTGCCGCGCGCGATCACGGCGGTGCTCGCCGGAGCGGCATTCGGCATCGCGGGCATCACCTTTCAGACCATGCTGCGAAACCCGCTGGCATCCCCGGACATCATCGGCATCACCGCCGGCGCCAGCGCCGCGGCCGTGCTGGGGATCGTCGCCTTCTCGCTGTCCGGAGCAGGGGTGTCGCTGTTCGCTCTCACCGGAGCGCTGCTGACCGCTCTGGCGATCTACCTGCTCTCGTACAAGGGCGGATTCTCGGGAGTGCGGCTGATCCTGATCGGCATCGGCGTCGCCGCGATGCTGCAGGCGGTCATCTCATACCAGCTCTCGCGCGCCGCCGACTGGGACATCCAGTCGGCGATGCAGTGGCTGACCGGCAGTCTCAACTCGGCCAGCTGGGAGCGGCTGCCCCCGCTGCTGGCGGTGTGCGCGATCGTCATCCCGTTGATGCTGTTGCGCCAGCGCAGCCTGAGCGTGCTGCGCCTCGGCGACGACTCGGCCGCAGCCCTCGGGGTACGCGTGTCGGGCACCCGGCTCGTGCTGATCATCGGAGCCGTCGCGTTGCTGGCGTTCGCGACCGCCGCCGCCGGCCCGATCGCTTTCGTCGCCTTCATGTCGGGGCCCATCGCCGCCCGCATCACCGGGCCCGGCGCGAACCTGCTGGTGCCATCGGCGCTGGTGGGCGCGCTGCTCGTGCTCGGCGCCGACCTGATCGGTCAGTTCGCGCTCGACGGGCGCTATCCGGTCGGCGTGATCACCGGCATCCTCGGTGCCCCCTACCTGATCTACCTGCTCATCCGCACCAACCGCTCGGGAGGATCACTGTGA
- a CDS encoding ABC transporter ATP-binding protein produces MTEPTIPHHTLSAEGITLGYGDRTVIADLDLAIAPGRITAIVGANGCGKSTLLRALARLLRPDAGEVRLDGAPLRSMHTKEVARIVGLLPQSPLAPEGIAVADLVGRGRHPHQKALARWTAHDYEVVADALQATGITDLADRSIDELSGGQRQRVWIAMALAQETDILLLDEPTTFLDVAHQVDLLDLLTDLCLSRGTTIVMVLHDLNLAARYADELVAMRAGRVHACGAPEQILTSELVEEVFGMANVVTADPASGKPMITPMGRHHVL; encoded by the coding sequence GTGACCGAGCCCACGATTCCGCATCACACGCTGAGCGCCGAGGGCATCACCCTCGGCTACGGCGACCGCACCGTGATCGCCGACCTCGATCTCGCCATCGCGCCGGGGCGCATCACCGCGATCGTCGGCGCGAACGGCTGTGGCAAATCGACGCTGTTGCGTGCGCTGGCGCGCCTGCTGCGACCGGATGCCGGCGAGGTGCGCCTCGACGGTGCGCCACTGCGCAGCATGCACACCAAAGAGGTCGCCCGCATCGTCGGCCTGTTGCCGCAATCGCCGCTGGCGCCCGAGGGCATCGCCGTCGCCGACCTCGTCGGGCGTGGGCGGCACCCGCACCAGAAGGCGCTCGCGCGCTGGACCGCCCACGACTACGAAGTGGTCGCCGACGCGCTGCAGGCCACCGGCATCACCGACCTCGCCGACCGCAGCATCGACGAACTCTCGGGCGGGCAGCGCCAGCGCGTCTGGATCGCGATGGCCCTCGCGCAGGAGACCGACATCCTGCTGCTCGACGAACCGACCACGTTTCTCGACGTCGCCCACCAGGTCGACCTGCTCGACCTGCTCACCGATCTGTGCCTCTCGCGCGGCACGACGATCGTGATGGTGCTGCACGACCTGAATCTCGCGGCGCGCTACGCCGATGAGCTCGTCGCGATGAGAGCGGGGCGGGTGCACGCCTGCGGTGCGCCCGAGCAGATCCTCACCAGCGAACTCGTCGAGGAGGTCTTCGGGATGGCCAATGTCGTCACCGCGGATCCCGCCTCAGGAAAACCGATGATCACACCGATGGGAAGGCACCATGTCCTCTGA
- a CDS encoding siderophore-interacting protein, with product MSSETNAPTATRTRPSFVLGLAEVKTVERVSPSFVRITFGGDELDEFGTPGDVFDVRIKLVFPPASGILPPVDRDDDDWWGAYLAVPEAERGSMRTYSVRDLRVGPEGTEIVVDFVLHLEPGLTGPASLWASTAAPGDAVLMAGPRRGRPDRGGIEYAPGDAAQVCLVGDETAAPAIARILEDAPRDLRGIAFIEVPQAADELAIDAPKGVEVHWLPRGDAAHGLRVIPTVLDYLGESTGDAIVVQDAEGEDLVWETPVYSGSGEKISAADTATAERYFWIAGESGVVTTLRRHLVKGLGIDRAQVAFMGYWRRGVAMRG from the coding sequence ATGTCCTCTGAAACGAACGCGCCCACCGCCACCCGCACGCGGCCCTCCTTCGTGCTCGGCCTCGCCGAGGTGAAGACGGTCGAACGCGTCTCGCCAAGCTTTGTGCGCATCACGTTCGGCGGTGATGAGCTCGACGAGTTCGGTACGCCGGGAGACGTCTTCGACGTGCGGATCAAGCTCGTCTTCCCGCCGGCATCGGGCATCCTCCCGCCGGTCGATCGCGACGACGACGATTGGTGGGGCGCCTACCTGGCTGTGCCTGAGGCCGAGCGCGGTTCGATGCGCACGTACTCGGTACGCGATCTGCGTGTCGGGCCCGAGGGCACCGAGATCGTCGTGGACTTCGTGCTGCACCTGGAGCCCGGGCTCACCGGCCCGGCGTCTCTGTGGGCGAGCACCGCGGCGCCGGGCGATGCGGTGCTCATGGCCGGTCCGCGCCGGGGGCGCCCCGACCGCGGCGGCATCGAGTACGCCCCGGGTGATGCGGCGCAGGTCTGCCTGGTCGGTGACGAGACGGCGGCGCCGGCGATCGCGCGCATCCTCGAAGACGCCCCGCGCGACCTGCGCGGCATCGCCTTCATCGAGGTGCCGCAGGCTGCCGACGAACTCGCGATCGACGCGCCGAAGGGCGTCGAGGTGCACTGGCTGCCCCGCGGCGATGCCGCACATGGTCTGCGGGTGATCCCGACCGTGCTCGACTACCTGGGCGAGTCCACGGGCGACGCGATCGTCGTGCAGGACGCCGAGGGCGAGGACCTGGTGTGGGAGACGCCCGTGTACTCGGGATCAGGTGAGAAGATCAGCGCCGCGGATACGGCGACCGCCGAGCGCTACTTCTGGATCGCCGGCGAGAGCGGCGTCGTCACGACCCTGCGCCGACACCTCGTGAAGGGGCTCGGCATCGACCGTGCCCAGGTCGCATTCATGGGCTACTGGCGCCGCGGCGTCGCCATGCGCGGCTGA